The sequence below is a genomic window from Thermodesulfobium sp. 4217-1.
CGAATGCTGTATTTGCATTAGTCGAAAGTTGCTCAGCGCTTTGATCGTTTATCACGTTGACAGGGTAGAGACTTGAAAGACTTTTTATAGTATATATTTTGTCAAAAAGAGAATTCGCAAGATTGGTATTTGTATCTTTTAGCGATCTAAATTGAGTATATGAGTTGTACAGATCATCTGTGGCCAGATAGGAGAGGCCGAGTTGATATCTGGCATCAGGGAATTTTGGATTGAGGTTTATTGCCTTAGTATAGTTATCTATTGCTTCTTGATTGTTTTGCTGGTTTGAGTAAACCAACCCTAAATTGTAATAAATATTGGCGTTTGAAGGATCTTTTTGTGTAGCATTGGTTAAAATTATCATTGCTTCATTATTTCTTCCCAATTTTCTTAGAGCAATTCCCTGAGTGAGCATGGCGTCCACATAGTTTGGGTCAATGTTTAATGCTTTAGAAGTGATATCTACAGCTTTAGAAAGTTGATTGGTTCCTATATAACATTTTGCTAACTCGTCATAAGCTTGAACATAACCCTGATCGGTATCAATTGCTTGTTGAAAGAACATCTCTGCTTTGTCGAAGCTTGACTCGTTAAGATATTTTTCACCTAAAACAAAATACTCTCTTGCTTGATCGTTTGGAGCAGCAGCGTAAGAAATACTTGCAAAGATGAGCATTAGAGAAACAAAGATTAATAACGATTTTTTAAACATTTTTCCCTCCTGATGATTTAAATTATTCTATTTGGTAGGGTTCCTATATTTTCAATTACTACGCTTACATCATCTCCGACTCTCATCGGTCCCACACCTGAGGGTGTGCCAGTCATAATTACATCGCCAGGCAACAAGGTCATAACCGAACTGATAAAGCTAACCAAGAAATCAGGTTTAAATATTAAATTGGAAGTGTTAGATTTTTGTTTGATTTCGCCATTTAGAATTAATTTTATGTCTAAGGAATTCGGATCGATTTCTGTTTCTATCCAGGGTCCTATTGGGGCAAATGAGTCAAATGACTTTGCTCTGGTCCACTGGACATCCTTTTTCTGAAGGTCTCTTGCGGTTACATCATTGCCACAGGTGTAGCCCAATATATAATCTTTTGCATCTTCAATCTTGACATCTTTTGCAGTTTTTCCAATTACTACCACGAGCTCAGCCTCATAGTGCAGGTTCTTTGTTTGCGGCGGATAGGAAATTGGATAATTAGGATGGTTGACTGCAGTAGATGGTTTTAGGAATAGAACAGGTTCGGTAGGAAGAGATTCTTTCATTTCATTTGCGTGGTCTCTATAGTTTAGGCCTACACATACGAATTTAGAAGGAGAGACAGGAGACAGAAGCTCTATTTCACTTAGGCTTAGCTTTACTGAGGTCTTCTTAATAGAGTTTAAAAAATTCTCTTCTAATAGTATTACTTCATTCCCTTCAACTACCCCAAACTTTACTTCTTTGTTGTGAACAAACTTAACTAACTTCATTATTTAACCCCCTTAAATTTTTTTTATTTGGGAAATATTTTTCCCCACCAAGATTTCTGGACTTCAGTTTGTTGTTCAAGTTTTAAGTTGTTGAATAACTCCATGAGCGTGTTATCAGATTCTTTTTTCAATTTATTTAGATCTTTTTCGTATGAATTTATCTTTTCTTCCAATCTATTTAAATTTTGCTTTAACTCAAAATTTTCTTTCTTTAAGTTTACAATTTCGATTTCTTTTTTGTAAAGATCTTTTTTTAGCATGTCGACATCATCTAAAATTTTTATACTATTTTTAATCTCTTCAAGAATTGAAATCTGTTTCAGCAGCAGAGAGTTTTTATCTTTACTGTTGTCAAAATCGTCCAAATCCCCCTTTTTATCGATTAAATTCCGCTCAAGATTTATAGCATGATCTTGAGGTTCGCTTTCATCGTTAAATGATTTCTTAATTTCTTCGGTAGTAAGACCACTTTTGTACATCTCGTTAATTTTAATAAGATAAGGAATACAGCTTTTGTTATAACGCTTCGGTCTTCCTTCGTTGTTTATGTCGAAAAGGAATTCGAACTTGCTTATGTACCTTCTAATGGTAGACTCAGCAATATTAGATTCTTTTGAAATTTGTTCTAAGTTAATATAATTTTCCATGTTTTAATTATATGATCTTTTTTAAATATATCAAATTTGCAAATTTTTTAAAAAACATTTATAATACAAAAAATTGTATGATATAAAAAAATTTTATTTAACATATATGTATTTTGTTATTTGTGAAAGTATTAAAAGAATATTAGAATATAAGATGTAAAGAAGAGTTTTAAGGCTTAAAATATAAGGAGGCGGGTAAGTTGAGTTTAATTAACCCATTTGAGGTAGTTCAGGATCAGTTAGATGAGGTTATGCAGATTTTGAGGATAGATAGTGATGTTATGCAGATTCTAAGAACTCCCATGAGGGAGATTCATGTATCTATCCCTGTCAGGATGGATAATGGAATCTTAAAGGTTTTTCATGGGTTTAGGGTCCAGTATAACAATGCTCTTGGTCCTTTTAAGGGTGGGATTAGGTTCCATCCTGAAGAAACAATTGATACCGTAAGAGCTTTGTCTGCTTGGATGACTTGGAAAACAGCTTGTATCGGCCTACCACTTGGAGGTGGAAAAGGAGGAGTAATTTGTAACCCTAAAGAAATGTCTATTAATGAATTGGAGAGGTTGGCAAGGGGCTATATCGATAAAGTTTGGCAATTAATAGGTCCAGACCAGGATATCCCTGCACCGGATGTATATACCAATCCACAAATTATGGCATGGATGATGGATGAGTATTCAAAGATAATTGGCAAAAACCAGTTTGGTGTTATTACTGGCAAGCCAATTAAGATGGGTGGATCTTTAGGTAGAGGAGATGCTACCGCAAGAGGCGGGATGTATGTTTTAAGAGAAGCTGCAAAGTTTTTGGGTCT
It includes:
- a CDS encoding MerR family transcriptional regulator — encoded protein: MENYINLEQISKESNIAESTIRRYISKFEFLFDINNEGRPKRYNKSCIPYLIKINEMYKSGLTTEEIKKSFNDESEPQDHAINLERNLIDKKGDLDDFDNSKDKNSLLLKQISILEEIKNSIKILDDVDMLKKDLYKKEIEIVNLKKENFELKQNLNRLEEKINSYEKDLNKLKKESDNTLMELFNNLKLEQQTEVQKSWWGKIFPK
- a CDS encoding tetratricopeptide repeat protein, producing MFKKSLLIFVSLMLIFASISYAAAPNDQAREYFVLGEKYLNESSFDKAEMFFQQAIDTDQGYVQAYDELAKCYIGTNQLSKAVDITSKALNIDPNYVDAMLTQGIALRKLGRNNEAMIILTNATQKDPSNANIYYNLGLVYSNQQNNQEAIDNYTKAINLNPKFPDARYQLGLSYLATDDLYNSYTQFRSLKDTNTNLANSLFDKIYTIKSLSSLYPVNVINDQSAEQLSTNANTAFEKKNYDQAVTLYENLLVKDPDNLTASARLGDIFRSRSDNGMTFQAYKNAIRLDPDNANYHYYIGVALAKLGEKYFAMTEQKILKNLNPDLANKLFLEIYKYNY
- a CDS encoding fumarylacetoacetate hydrolase family protein, which gives rise to MKLVKFVHNKEVKFGVVEGNEVILLEENFLNSIKKTSVKLSLSEIELLSPVSPSKFVCVGLNYRDHANEMKESLPTEPVLFLKPSTAVNHPNYPISYPPQTKNLHYEAELVVVIGKTAKDVKIEDAKDYILGYTCGNDVTARDLQKKDVQWTRAKSFDSFAPIGPWIETEIDPNSLDIKLILNGEIKQKSNTSNLIFKPDFLVSFISSVMTLLPGDVIMTGTPSGVGPMRVGDDVSVVIENIGTLPNRII